In Chryseobacterium gleum, a single genomic region encodes these proteins:
- a CDS encoding helix-turn-helix domain-containing protein, with protein sequence MKKAIPSHHNQLENSAVLLMPLSIFHEKQAEIHRDDHYMFILQQKGDFVMEIDFNRIDLKGPSLCFAGPGQIHQYIHQRDNEGWFLFIEAELIPESYREILDLCQWLHQSSAVTENDIIFDLPPLFEKAEKDPALHLPSITRSLAESAVGIIISRISRTETENFQYRGQRYSITRQFKKLITEHFRTTKQVKQYADFLNITPLYLNEAVKDVTGYPASFWIQQKILWEARRLLYYTHIDVKQIAFELGFDDPVYFSRFFKKRTGMTALQFRAENHDLSHHHR encoded by the coding sequence ATGAAAAAAGCAATTCCTTCCCATCACAATCAACTGGAAAATTCAGCTGTCCTGTTGATGCCTTTATCCATATTCCATGAGAAACAGGCTGAAATTCACAGGGATGATCATTATATGTTTATTCTTCAGCAGAAAGGAGACTTTGTAATGGAAATAGATTTTAACAGGATAGATTTAAAAGGTCCTTCCTTATGTTTTGCCGGTCCAGGGCAAATTCACCAGTATATTCACCAGAGAGACAACGAAGGATGGTTTTTATTCATAGAAGCTGAACTTATTCCTGAATCTTACCGTGAAATACTGGACCTCTGCCAATGGCTCCATCAGTCTTCAGCCGTTACGGAAAATGATATTATTTTTGACCTGCCTCCACTGTTTGAAAAAGCAGAAAAAGATCCTGCGCTACATCTTCCTTCCATCACAAGATCATTGGCTGAATCCGCAGTTGGGATCATTATTTCAAGAATTTCAAGAACAGAAACAGAAAATTTTCAATACCGGGGCCAAAGGTATTCGATTACAAGGCAGTTTAAAAAGCTGATCACAGAGCATTTCAGGACAACCAAACAGGTAAAGCAGTATGCAGATTTCCTGAATATTACTCCACTCTATCTGAATGAAGCCGTAAAAGATGTTACCGGATACCCTGCCAGCTTCTGGATACAGCAGAAAATTCTGTGGGAAGCCCGCCGTCTGTTGTATTACACCCATATAGATGTAAAGCAGATTGCCTTTGAGCTGGGATTTGATGATCCTGTTTATTTCTCACGGTTCTTTAAAAAAAGAACAGGAATGACCGCTTTACAGTTCAGAGCCGAAAACCATGATTTGTCCCATCATCACCGTTAA
- a CDS encoding FAD-dependent oxidoreductase, whose protein sequence is MMVQQLKNKRIAVIGAGLGGLCLAQGLKKNGIPCTVFEKDAAVNTRSQGYRIRVNEPGRRALEECLPGNLYRLFLATCAASYSGMKVLTTTLESSQNPLVESWSDGVKEMPDLKPNRLTLREILLQGIQDNICFGKELTEWQETKTDEVELTFSDGSIYTADLVVAADGVHSGIGKEYCRDRKINTGNITIYGRTFHSEEARHAIAKELQEGTSVIIGDRFSLITDFMSFDFSRKDPSWDLLSPISDYFYWAFIGNPKVFGMVKSDFYSHSTEDILNAVHKVTHQWHPKLKALFQYADRSSLSVTPIRSSLQKEPWKSGNITALGDAVHTMSPAGGVGANTAFTDAALLTRYLIRKNSIPEAVGDYEKQMVMYSNQAIEMSLEGGEILHGNQ, encoded by the coding sequence ATGATGGTACAACAATTAAAAAACAAACGTATTGCTGTTATAGGAGCCGGACTGGGAGGACTGTGCCTTGCTCAGGGATTAAAAAAGAATGGAATCCCATGCACCGTATTTGAAAAAGATGCTGCAGTAAACACCCGTTCACAAGGATACAGAATCAGGGTGAATGAGCCCGGCAGAAGGGCCTTAGAGGAATGCCTTCCCGGAAATCTGTACAGGCTGTTCCTTGCTACCTGCGCGGCAAGCTACAGCGGAATGAAGGTTTTAACAACAACTCTTGAAAGCTCTCAAAATCCTCTTGTAGAATCCTGGAGTGACGGAGTAAAAGAAATGCCTGATCTGAAACCCAACCGCCTGACATTGCGTGAAATTCTGCTTCAGGGCATACAGGACAATATCTGTTTTGGAAAAGAACTCACAGAGTGGCAGGAAACAAAAACTGATGAAGTGGAACTTACATTTTCAGACGGCTCTATCTACACTGCAGATTTGGTAGTAGCTGCCGACGGAGTTCACTCCGGAATCGGAAAGGAATATTGCAGAGACAGAAAAATCAATACCGGGAATATTACGATCTATGGGAGAACTTTTCATTCTGAGGAAGCCCGGCACGCCATTGCCAAGGAATTACAGGAAGGCACTTCAGTGATCATTGGTGACCGTTTTTCTTTAATTACAGATTTTATGTCTTTTGATTTTTCCCGAAAAGATCCGTCCTGGGATCTTCTCAGCCCGATCTCCGATTATTTTTACTGGGCATTTATCGGCAATCCCAAAGTTTTTGGAATGGTAAAGTCTGATTTCTACAGCCATTCAACAGAAGATATTTTAAATGCTGTTCATAAAGTGACCCATCAGTGGCATCCTAAGCTTAAGGCATTATTTCAGTACGCAGACAGGTCCTCCTTATCTGTCACTCCTATCCGGTCTTCTTTACAAAAGGAACCGTGGAAATCCGGAAATATTACCGCACTGGGGGACGCTGTTCATACGATGAGCCCTGCTGGAGGAGTGGGAGCCAATACAGCCTTTACAGATGCTGCTCTTCTGACCCGTTATCTGATCCGCAAAAACAGTATTCCGGAAGCTGTTGGAGATTATGAAAAACAAATGGTCATGTATAGTAACCAGGCTATTGAAATGTCCCTGGAAGGTGGTGAAATCCTGCATGGGAACCAATAG
- a CDS encoding L-histidine N(alpha)-methyltransferase, whose translation MNVQLDSHTETAKNAADIFRSDVLNGLQSTPKKLSSKYFYDKTGDHLFQKIMAMPAYYLTRCELDIFRNKTDELIELLIPGTESFDLIELGAGDAMKSTYLLEGLMSKGVDFTYMPIDISGNILSILHEKLSNRLPEMKITCLEGDYFEMLQKAAALSNRRKVVLFLGSNIGNMPLEEAEDFCVHLNKSLSSKDRVLVGFDLKKNPHTILNAYNDKEGITAAFNLNLLSRINNELGGNFDLKQFQHYQTYAPISGACRSFLVSLISQQVTIGDTRISFEENELIDMEISQKFSPEKIRELGEKSGFSITGEIRDSKKWFVDVIWQVQ comes from the coding sequence ATGAATGTACAGTTAGATTCACACACTGAGACTGCAAAAAATGCTGCAGATATATTTCGTTCAGATGTTTTGAACGGACTGCAGAGTACTCCTAAAAAATTATCTTCAAAATATTTTTACGATAAAACCGGTGATCATCTTTTTCAGAAAATAATGGCTATGCCTGCTTATTATCTGACCCGTTGTGAACTGGATATTTTCAGGAATAAAACAGATGAACTTATAGAACTCCTTATTCCCGGAACTGAATCTTTTGACCTGATTGAATTAGGCGCAGGAGATGCAATGAAATCAACCTATCTGCTCGAAGGACTTATGAGCAAAGGGGTTGATTTTACCTATATGCCGATTGACATTTCAGGAAATATCCTTTCGATACTTCATGAAAAACTGAGCAATCGTTTACCTGAAATGAAAATTACCTGTCTGGAAGGTGACTATTTTGAAATGCTCCAAAAAGCAGCTGCATTATCCAACCGGAGAAAAGTGGTTTTGTTCCTCGGAAGCAATATCGGGAATATGCCCCTGGAAGAAGCTGAAGATTTCTGTGTGCATCTGAACAAAAGCCTGTCTTCCAAAGACCGTGTACTGGTAGGATTTGACCTGAAGAAAAATCCACATACTATTCTGAATGCCTATAATGATAAGGAAGGAATTACCGCTGCTTTTAATCTTAATCTCCTGAGCCGTATCAACAATGAACTTGGCGGTAATTTTGATCTGAAACAATTTCAGCATTACCAGACTTATGCCCCCATCTCCGGAGCCTGCAGAAGTTTCCTTGTAAGCCTTATCAGCCAGCAGGTAACGATTGGCGATACGAGAATTTCATTTGAAGAAAATGAGCTTATTGATATGGAGATTTCACAGAAGTTCTCGCCTGAAAAGATCAGGGAGCTGGGTGAAAAATCGGGATTTTCCATAACCGGAGAGATCAGAGATTCTAAAAAATGGTTTGTAGATGTGATCTGGCAGGTACAATAA
- the egtB gene encoding ergothioneine biosynthesis protein EgtB — MTPDTTTKDITKKYMDVRTRSEEICAPLEIEDYVVQPIVDVSPPKWHLGHTTWFFETFILVPHFPDYKVFDPQYNFVFNSYYETIGARVIRTDRGNLSRPSVSDIYQYRKYVDEHMKAFLESSFLTEAVELLLDLGLNHEQQHQELLITDIKYILGHNPLFPAYTEEKSVQNNSKTTEMLSFSEGVYEIGFKGKGFCFDNELGRHKVYLTDFEIASQLVTNRDFLEFMEAGGYEDFRHWHAEGWDWVKQNSAKSPLYWHYIEGKWMYYTLNGLQETDPDAPLCHINFYEASAFASWKEMRLPTEEEWEVASDYFDWGIRWEWTNSAYLPYPHFKKEAGAVGEYNGKFMVNQMVLRGSSEATPPGHSRKTYRNFFQPNLKWQFTGIRLAR; from the coding sequence ATGACACCAGATACCACCACAAAAGATATTACGAAAAAGTATATGGACGTCCGCACACGTTCCGAAGAAATCTGTGCCCCACTGGAAATTGAAGATTATGTAGTACAGCCTATTGTTGACGTAAGTCCGCCGAAGTGGCATCTTGGACATACTACCTGGTTTTTCGAGACCTTCATCCTTGTTCCTCATTTTCCTGATTACAAAGTGTTTGACCCTCAGTATAATTTTGTTTTTAACAGCTATTATGAAACCATCGGAGCAAGGGTTATCCGGACGGACCGCGGAAACCTCAGCCGTCCTTCTGTTTCAGACATATACCAATACAGAAAGTATGTGGATGAACACATGAAAGCTTTTCTTGAAAGTTCATTTCTGACAGAAGCTGTTGAACTCCTTCTGGATTTGGGACTTAACCATGAACAGCAGCATCAGGAATTATTAATCACTGATATTAAGTATATTTTAGGACATAATCCGCTTTTCCCGGCTTATACAGAAGAAAAATCTGTACAAAACAATTCAAAAACTACCGAAATGCTCAGCTTTTCTGAAGGAGTGTATGAAATTGGTTTTAAAGGGAAAGGATTTTGTTTTGATAATGAACTGGGAAGGCATAAAGTATATCTGACAGACTTTGAAATTGCCAGTCAGCTGGTAACCAACAGGGACTTTTTAGAATTTATGGAAGCCGGCGGGTATGAAGATTTCAGGCACTGGCATGCTGAAGGATGGGACTGGGTGAAACAAAATTCTGCAAAATCTCCGCTATACTGGCATTATATTGAAGGCAAGTGGATGTATTATACACTCAACGGACTACAGGAAACAGATCCCGATGCCCCGTTGTGCCATATCAATTTCTACGAAGCCTCTGCTTTTGCTTCCTGGAAAGAAATGCGCCTTCCTACTGAAGAAGAATGGGAAGTTGCTTCAGATTATTTTGACTGGGGAATACGCTGGGAATGGACGAATTCTGCCTACCTGCCCTATCCTCATTTTAAGAAAGAAGCAGGAGCTGTAGGTGAATACAATGGAAAATTCATGGTGAATCAGATGGTATTAAGAGGTTCATCAGAAGCGACACCTCCGGGACACAGCAGAAAGACCTATCGTAATTTTTTTCAGCCTAATTTAAAATGGCAGTTCACAGGAATCAGACTTGCCCGGTAA
- a CDS encoding ABC transporter ATP-binding protein yields MITVESVSKSFNGKKAVDHISFQASDQEILVLLGTSGCGKTTTLKMINRLIEADSGNILINDKNIRDQKPEDLRMGIGFVMQHSGLFPHYTIQQNIAVVPELLKWDKKKTERRTHELLAKLHLSEEVLQRFPHELSGGQQQRVGIARALIADSPVLLMDEPFGALDNITRADIHSEFKSLEELKNKTIILVTHDVQEAFELGHRICLMDNGKIIQTGTPREMLYQPATHFVRDFFAENRLLLEYKVAALHHISPFLTPENSYYRPDSTDNTSVWDVLQQLSSDHQNAEVYEEVVKAFNHYKKSQMV; encoded by the coding sequence ATGATCACAGTAGAATCAGTCTCAAAGAGTTTTAACGGAAAAAAAGCAGTGGATCATATTTCTTTTCAGGCATCTGATCAGGAAATCCTTGTTCTTTTAGGCACAAGCGGATGCGGGAAAACCACAACGCTTAAGATGATCAACCGTCTTATAGAAGCAGATTCAGGGAACATTCTCATTAATGATAAAAATATCAGGGATCAGAAACCCGAGGATTTGAGAATGGGAATAGGTTTTGTGATGCAGCATTCCGGGTTATTTCCTCATTATACAATTCAGCAGAATATTGCCGTAGTTCCTGAACTTCTGAAATGGGACAAAAAGAAAACGGAAAGAAGAACACATGAGCTCCTGGCAAAGCTCCATCTTTCTGAAGAAGTTCTGCAACGATTCCCCCATGAGCTAAGCGGCGGGCAACAGCAACGGGTAGGCATCGCAAGGGCATTGATTGCAGACAGCCCTGTTTTGCTGATGGATGAGCCATTCGGAGCACTTGATAATATTACCAGAGCTGATATTCATTCTGAATTTAAATCGTTGGAAGAACTTAAAAATAAAACCATCATCCTGGTTACCCATGATGTGCAGGAGGCTTTTGAACTGGGGCACAGGATATGTCTGATGGATAACGGGAAAATCATACAGACCGGTACTCCCAGGGAAATGCTTTATCAGCCTGCCACGCATTTTGTCCGTGATTTTTTTGCTGAAAACCGGCTTCTGTTAGAATATAAAGTAGCCGCGCTGCATCATATCAGTCCGTTTCTTACTCCTGAAAACTCATACTACAGACCGGACAGTACTGATAATACAAGTGTCTGGGATGTTTTGCAGCAACTGAGTTCTGATCATCAAAACGCTGAAGTTTATGAAGAAGTGGTGAAAGCGTTTAATCATTATAAAAAATCACAGATGGTATGA
- a CDS encoding ABC transporter permease/substrate-binding protein, translating into MTQQQSLWQFIAEQHEKLAVQIIQHLGLTFLSLLLAIVIGVPLGILISRKKKLSSPVLGAAGILQTIPSIALLGFMIPVFGIGPKPAIAALLIYALLPIIRNTYTGITGVDPAVIESAKAMGMNRRQLLFKVKLPLAMPVIIAGIRTAAVINVGVATLASFVAAGGLGEFIFGGISLNNTNMILAGAIPAALLAVVLDQIIAMIQKSGYRFFQKLKYILPAILIVLGAGYLLTSVSHRTIKAGFTPEFMGRQDGDIGLRSVYGLNVNPLVVSDAIMYKAAYEKELDLISGYSTDGRIKAYDLYVLDDDQKIFPPYYAAPIIKTKTLKKFPDLEKTLNLLAGKFNDSIMTDLNYRADHLHQTPERIAKDFLIRNTLYKSPRKGNSGTIRIGSKIFGEQYILAEMYTMLIEGYTGYKVETKTGLGGTKICFDALMNDAIDFYPEYTGTGLLVLLKPSAETIREVSQSPDKTYHYVNAAFEKQYGIQWLQPLGFNNAYALMMRSNQAEELHIRNISDLKKYFDRK; encoded by the coding sequence ATGACACAGCAGCAGAGTCTCTGGCAATTTATTGCTGAACAACACGAAAAGCTGGCTGTGCAGATCATTCAGCATCTTGGGCTTACCTTTTTGTCACTGCTTCTGGCCATCGTGATCGGAGTGCCTTTAGGCATACTGATATCCAGGAAAAAAAAGCTTTCCAGTCCGGTGTTGGGCGCCGCCGGTATTTTACAGACTATTCCAAGTATTGCTCTGCTGGGATTTATGATTCCTGTTTTCGGCATTGGTCCGAAACCGGCCATTGCGGCTTTACTGATCTACGCTCTTCTTCCCATTATCCGGAATACCTATACCGGAATTACAGGGGTTGATCCTGCAGTGATTGAGTCAGCCAAAGCCATGGGAATGAACAGAAGGCAGCTTCTTTTTAAAGTAAAACTCCCTCTGGCGATGCCGGTAATCATTGCAGGAATCAGGACTGCAGCGGTTATTAATGTGGGCGTAGCTACCCTGGCTTCTTTTGTGGCAGCAGGTGGTCTGGGAGAATTTATCTTCGGAGGGATTTCGCTCAACAATACGAATATGATTCTTGCCGGAGCCATTCCGGCCGCATTGCTGGCCGTTGTACTGGATCAGATCATTGCGATGATCCAAAAATCAGGCTACAGATTTTTTCAGAAGCTGAAATATATTCTTCCTGCTATTCTTATTGTTCTGGGAGCAGGCTATCTTTTGACATCAGTGTCACATCGAACCATTAAAGCCGGTTTTACCCCGGAATTTATGGGAAGACAGGACGGTGATATCGGGCTTCGTTCCGTATATGGACTCAATGTTAACCCTCTTGTAGTGAGTGATGCAATTATGTATAAGGCCGCTTATGAGAAAGAACTGGACCTGATCAGCGGATATTCGACAGATGGAAGAATCAAAGCATATGATCTGTATGTGCTGGATGATGATCAAAAAATATTTCCTCCGTATTATGCGGCTCCCATTATCAAGACTAAAACACTGAAAAAATTTCCGGATCTGGAGAAAACCTTAAATCTACTGGCCGGAAAATTCAATGATTCCATCATGACGGACCTGAATTACAGAGCTGATCATCTCCACCAGACTCCGGAAAGGATTGCAAAGGATTTTCTCATCCGCAATACCCTGTATAAAAGTCCCCGGAAAGGAAATTCGGGAACCATCCGGATTGGTTCAAAAATCTTTGGTGAACAATATATCCTTGCGGAAATGTATACTATGCTTATTGAAGGGTATACCGGCTATAAAGTGGAAACCAAAACCGGTTTAGGGGGAACGAAAATCTGTTTTGATGCCTTAATGAATGACGCAATTGATTTTTACCCTGAATATACGGGAACCGGCCTTCTGGTTCTTTTAAAACCTTCAGCAGAAACAATCAGAGAGGTTTCCCAAAGTCCCGATAAAACCTACCACTATGTGAATGCAGCGTTTGAAAAACAATATGGAATTCAATGGCTGCAGCCTTTAGGGTTCAATAATGCTTATGCACTGATGATGCGCAGCAACCAGGCTGAAGAGCTTCATATCAGGAATATTTCTGACCTTAAGAAGTATTTTGATCGGAAATAA
- a CDS encoding DUF3592 domain-containing protein, whose translation MKIFVYSGYQSGNKCDKIVFISRISIMNRNKKKAMWQYYIISAAGIILFVAALLSFRSTLSFLKKAEKATATVTSLRIDDSDGEVYMPLFTFRTRNNVEYTFELPEGTNPSAWSVGETETVIYDPEDPSSVSLYTYFRIFAWPLILISIAMPLLVIGSGYFIAEKFLQ comes from the coding sequence ATGAAAATCTTTGTATATTCGGGATATCAATCTGGAAATAAATGCGATAAGATTGTATTTATTTCCAGGATATCTATTATGAACAGAAATAAAAAGAAAGCTATGTGGCAATACTATATCATCTCTGCAGCAGGAATCATTCTGTTTGTGGCAGCTTTGCTGAGTTTCAGAAGCACTCTTTCGTTCTTAAAAAAAGCAGAAAAGGCAACGGCAACCGTTACCTCACTGCGGATAGATGATTCTGACGGCGAAGTATATATGCCGCTCTTTACTTTCCGTACCCGTAATAATGTTGAATATACTTTTGAACTTCCGGAAGGCACCAATCCTTCAGCCTGGTCAGTAGGTGAGACGGAGACTGTTATTTATGATCCGGAAGATCCTTCTTCTGTAAGCTTATATACCTATTTCAGAATTTTTGCATGGCCTTTAATACTGATCTCCATAGCAATGCCACTACTGGTGATTGGCAGCGGGTATTTTATTGCAGAAAAGTTTTTACAGTAA
- a CDS encoding serine hydrolase, with protein sequence MTKSSQLILPFFILLMNVLHAQVEKTDPLYKTIMSKDSLLFTAGYNKCNIGQMESLLNDRFEFYHDKGGFADKNKFISDFKTGLCKSPETYQVKRVLIDKSTEIYPMYKDGKIYAAIQNGDHLFYEKAGNQAEKLVGEAKFSHLWVLENAEWKLKNSLSFNHHPKQTTDNEAMFDNDQSMQSWLRENNIPTLGLGIIREGKLQQVKVFGEVKKGISAPQNALFNVASLTKPVTAIVALRLVSLGRWKLDEPLDTYWTDPDIVNDIRNKKLTTRIILTHQTGFPNWRWMNADKKLNFQFDPGTKYQYSGEGFEYLRKALEKKIGKSLDQLAKELIFQPLRMNDTNYIWDQNTDASRFVTGYNEKKEAYPIEKITKANAADDLHTTIQDYGNFMVSVMKGENLKPEIFREMIKKQVKVKENKYFGLGFEIYDLGNNHYALSHSGADQGTRCIAIILPDSGKGIIIFTNVDDGYKVYEKLVLHYLGEDGKKIVDIETR encoded by the coding sequence ATGACAAAGTCTTCGCAATTGATCCTTCCTTTTTTTATTCTGTTGATGAATGTATTGCATGCACAGGTAGAAAAAACAGATCCTCTTTATAAAACTATTATGTCGAAAGACAGTTTGCTTTTTACTGCAGGGTATAATAAATGTAATATCGGACAGATGGAAAGTCTGCTAAACGACAGGTTTGAATTTTACCATGATAAAGGCGGTTTTGCAGACAAAAATAAATTTATCAGTGATTTTAAAACCGGATTGTGCAAATCTCCGGAAACCTATCAGGTAAAAAGAGTCCTGATTGATAAGAGCACAGAGATTTATCCCATGTATAAAGACGGAAAGATCTATGCTGCCATTCAGAACGGAGATCACCTGTTTTATGAAAAGGCAGGGAATCAGGCTGAAAAATTAGTGGGGGAAGCAAAGTTTAGCCATTTATGGGTATTGGAAAATGCTGAATGGAAGCTTAAGAATTCATTGAGCTTTAACCATCATCCAAAGCAAACCACTGATAATGAAGCGATGTTTGATAACGATCAGTCGATGCAGAGCTGGCTGAGAGAAAATAATATTCCCACTCTTGGATTAGGAATTATCAGAGAAGGAAAATTACAGCAGGTAAAAGTTTTTGGCGAGGTAAAAAAAGGAATTTCAGCGCCTCAAAATGCCCTATTTAATGTAGCATCGCTCACCAAACCTGTTACAGCAATAGTAGCCTTACGCCTTGTAAGTCTAGGCAGATGGAAGCTGGATGAACCTCTTGATACCTACTGGACAGATCCGGATATTGTAAATGATATTAGGAATAAAAAATTAACAACCAGAATTATTCTTACCCATCAGACGGGATTTCCGAACTGGAGATGGATGAATGCCGATAAAAAGCTGAACTTCCAGTTTGATCCCGGGACAAAATACCAATATTCAGGAGAAGGTTTCGAATATCTGAGAAAAGCATTAGAAAAGAAAATTGGAAAATCACTGGATCAGCTTGCCAAAGAGCTCATCTTTCAGCCTCTCAGAATGAATGATACCAACTATATCTGGGATCAGAATACTGATGCATCAAGATTTGTAACAGGATACAATGAAAAAAAAGAGGCTTACCCAATAGAAAAAATTACCAAAGCTAATGCTGCCGATGACCTGCATACCACCATCCAGGATTATGGAAATTTTATGGTGAGTGTCATGAAAGGAGAAAATCTGAAGCCGGAAATATTCCGGGAAATGATAAAAAAACAGGTAAAGGTTAAAGAAAATAAATATTTTGGGTTAGGCTTTGAGATTTATGATCTGGGAAATAATCATTATGCCTTATCGCATAGCGGAGCAGACCAGGGTACTCGCTGCATTGCCATTATTTTACCCGATTCAGGAAAGGGAATCATTATTTTTACCAATGTTGATGATGGTTATAAGGTCTATGAAAAGCTGGTTCTTCATTACCTTGGAGAAGATGGGAAAAAGATTGTAGACATAGAAACCAGATAA
- a CDS encoding helix-turn-helix domain-containing protein encodes MSRLKAIREQKNLTQEELSEKSKISVRTIQRIESGTEPKGHTLRVLAQVLEIEESELLHTRTQTINENTGGEKTDEEEKEPQINYSYIKIINLSSLIFTLLPPLNIFVPLMLMFTLKQNNSLARQIISVQMIWTVIAPITFMLGIFLKFGKQFTLILMILIVLSNVFIILRNAAEIDRNKKLYFRLKFSMI; translated from the coding sequence ATGTCCAGACTAAAAGCCATAAGAGAACAAAAGAACCTGACTCAGGAAGAACTGTCAGAAAAATCAAAGATTTCTGTAAGAACCATTCAGCGGATAGAATCCGGAACAGAGCCCAAAGGACATACTCTGAGAGTGCTGGCGCAGGTTTTGGAAATAGAAGAATCTGAATTGCTGCATACCCGGACACAAACCATCAATGAAAATACTGGAGGTGAAAAAACAGATGAGGAAGAAAAGGAGCCTCAGATCAATTATTCTTACATCAAAATCATCAACCTTTCATCACTTATTTTCACACTTTTGCCACCCCTGAATATTTTTGTTCCTCTGATGCTGATGTTTACTCTGAAGCAGAACAACAGCCTGGCAAGACAGATCATTTCAGTTCAGATGATCTGGACGGTAATAGCACCCATTACCTTCATGCTCGGAATCTTCTTAAAGTTTGGAAAACAGTTTACCCTTATCCTTATGATCCTGATTGTTCTTTCCAATGTATTTATTATCCTTCGCAATGCAGCCGAAATAGACCGGAATAAAAAACTCTATTTCAGGCTGAAATTCAGTATGATATAA
- a CDS encoding helix-turn-helix domain-containing protein, giving the protein MKQTIPTYDLSGISDHRFHIKRMDKWNERPEDALMNKGIHRDSHYIFTCMESGHVRMMVDFRTIEAKGSTLFCVLPGQVHQGLLMNNVSGWFIAVKAELVPDAVRTFFDECLVEIQPLSVDKKYSEKISTTAGMLHDSYTHEMLSAKDSFLVVQSFLNAFLGMFMMMYSQKNNFPVSNESRALQLSRAFRILVRKKFKTLKSPSEYAELLNITRGYLTETVREVTGKPAQHWIHQEILIEAKRLLVFTNLSVKEVAYELGYSDHTYFSRLFSKLEDQSPSEFRNQHQ; this is encoded by the coding sequence ATGAAACAGACAATTCCTACTTATGATCTGAGTGGTATTTCCGACCACAGATTCCATATCAAAAGAATGGATAAATGGAATGAGAGGCCTGAAGACGCTCTTATGAACAAAGGAATACACCGGGACAGCCATTATATTTTCACCTGTATGGAAAGCGGCCACGTAAGAATGATGGTGGATTTCAGAACCATAGAAGCAAAAGGTTCCACTCTTTTCTGTGTATTGCCCGGGCAGGTACATCAGGGACTTTTAATGAATAATGTTTCCGGATGGTTTATTGCTGTTAAAGCAGAACTTGTTCCCGATGCCGTACGGACTTTTTTTGATGAATGCCTGGTTGAAATACAGCCCTTGTCTGTAGATAAGAAATATAGCGAAAAAATCAGCACAACAGCAGGGATGCTTCATGATTCATATACTCATGAAATGCTGTCTGCCAAAGACAGCTTTCTGGTTGTTCAGTCTTTCCTCAATGCCTTCCTGGGAATGTTTATGATGATGTATTCTCAGAAAAATAATTTCCCTGTTTCTAACGAAAGCCGTGCTTTGCAACTATCGAGAGCATTCAGAATTTTGGTCAGAAAGAAATTCAAAACCCTGAAAAGTCCATCCGAGTACGCAGAACTCCTGAATATTACAAGAGGATATTTAACGGAAACGGTCCGTGAAGTAACTGGAAAGCCCGCCCAGCACTGGATTCATCAGGAGATTTTAATTGAAGCCAAAAGATTACTGGTTTTTACTAATCTGAGCGTAAAAGAGGTAGCTTATGAGCTTGGGTATAGTGATCATACCTACTTCAGCCGTTTATTTTCAAAACTGGAAGACCAGTCGCCTTCAGAATTCCGGAATCAACACCAATAA